The Oceanispirochaeta sp. M1 genome includes a window with the following:
- a CDS encoding serine hydrolase gives MKNIKLICTVLTFIALAAFPLSAQDKADEMNEYLQFIFTETGIPGMAVSVIQNGELFFEKGYGIETIGNNQRMTPNSVSAIGSVAKTFTTVAVLQLAEQGELALEDKVIDHLPWFRTLEKEKSDQITIGMVLSNSSGMHDNSVHYSWFVEDLDENSARDMAMSLASEQLLFDPGAGFNYSNSGFILAGLIIEKISGQKYEEYIEEHILEPLGMKSSTTDIKDFDELNVLYGNVPYFDGYVPAGGIKNISAYAAGTEFRSTTNDMTKFMSLFLKGNETAATKILSSESLEIMKQAKVDFKVFGEDLQYCMGLILYPEEQLYLHGGQTRTMSSMMLIDPISNCGIAILFNVSDINSEIYKISEMQIAYNVRNILNGKPLSSNFIEDDRKPDSYDLPEQVIDKYLGTFSSRDGLVRGKIQKIDGLLYLEQSSAMGTPTYILDFESPLTAYVYNSVESGKVKFEQDSNGNILSLFSPRMGYLIHEKDEHYPGYGQVTFNESSFILPGGIEAGEREGTIYINYLDSVIKIEKGNENFSEQFLQVCMRKGSVIRETAERFEWINGYKCFQKNFVIQKNDDYFVGIGVYMNKGSEIVSISTITEYSLGTAITRDIIHKIILSYD, from the coding sequence ATGAAAAATATAAAATTGATTTGTACAGTACTGACTTTTATAGCCCTTGCTGCTTTCCCACTGTCGGCTCAGGACAAGGCTGATGAGATGAATGAATATCTGCAGTTTATATTTACTGAGACCGGTATACCCGGAATGGCTGTTTCTGTGATTCAAAATGGAGAACTCTTCTTTGAAAAAGGCTATGGGATTGAAACAATCGGAAACAATCAGAGAATGACTCCGAATTCAGTTTCCGCGATCGGTTCAGTGGCTAAGACATTTACCACAGTCGCGGTGTTACAGCTTGCAGAGCAGGGAGAACTTGCTCTTGAGGATAAGGTGATCGATCATCTGCCGTGGTTTAGAACGTTGGAAAAGGAGAAGAGCGATCAAATCACCATTGGAATGGTTCTCTCCAACTCCAGCGGTATGCATGATAATTCGGTGCATTATTCATGGTTTGTTGAAGATCTGGATGAAAACTCGGCACGTGATATGGCGATGAGTCTTGCTTCGGAACAATTGCTCTTTGATCCGGGAGCCGGTTTTAACTATTCCAACTCCGGTTTTATTCTGGCGGGATTAATTATCGAAAAGATCTCCGGTCAGAAGTATGAAGAGTATATAGAAGAACATATTCTTGAGCCTCTTGGAATGAAAAGCAGCACAACGGACATTAAAGACTTTGATGAACTCAATGTGCTGTACGGAAATGTCCCTTATTTCGATGGTTATGTTCCTGCAGGGGGCATAAAAAATATTTCTGCATATGCGGCAGGAACAGAGTTTCGTTCTACTACCAATGATATGACAAAATTTATGTCTTTGTTTTTAAAGGGGAATGAAACTGCAGCCACAAAGATATTGAGCTCAGAATCACTTGAAATAATGAAACAAGCGAAAGTCGATTTCAAGGTTTTCGGTGAAGATCTACAATACTGCATGGGATTGATTCTCTATCCCGAAGAACAGTTATATTTACACGGAGGCCAGACCCGGACGATGTCGAGCATGATGCTGATAGATCCGATATCTAATTGCGGTATAGCAATTCTCTTCAATGTCAGTGATATCAATTCGGAAATCTATAAAATTAGTGAAATGCAAATTGCATACAATGTCAGAAACATACTTAACGGTAAACCCCTTAGTAGTAATTTCATTGAAGACGATCGAAAGCCCGATTCATACGATCTCCCCGAGCAAGTGATAGACAAGTATCTGGGAACATTTTCCAGCCGGGACGGACTTGTCAGAGGGAAGATACAGAAAATTGACGGCCTACTCTATTTGGAACAGTCAAGTGCCATGGGAACTCCTACCTATATATTGGATTTTGAATCTCCCTTAACTGCTTATGTTTACAATTCAGTAGAATCTGGAAAAGTAAAATTCGAGCAGGATTCCAATGGGAATATCCTATCATTATTTTCCCCGAGAATGGGTTATTTGATCCATGAAAAAGATGAACACTATCCAGGTTACGGTCAGGTAACCTTTAATGAGAGTTCTTTTATTCTGCCCGGGGGAATTGAGGCGGGAGAGCGGGAAGGCACTATCTATATCAACTATCTTGATTCAGTGATTAAAATCGAAAAGGGGAATGAGAATTTTTCGGAGCAGTTTCTACAGGTATGCATGAGAAAAGGATCCGTCATCAGGGAAACCGCCGAGAGGTTTGAATGGATAAACGGATATAAATGTTTTCAGAAAAACTTTGTCATTCAGAAGAATGATGATTACTTTGTCGGGATAGGCGTCTATATGAATAAGGGATCTGAAATAGTATCAATCTCAACGATTACGGAATACTCCCTGGGAACAGCGATTACTCGGGATATTATTCATAAGATTATACTCTCCTATGACTGA
- a CDS encoding ABC transporter ATP-binding protein has protein sequence MVGKSTVIETKNLCKSYYASQAGVHVLTNLNIEIYKGDFTMIMGASGSGKTTLLYGLSALDKITSGEVFYSGTNVHKMTEKSLIDFRRKTIGYIFQGINLIPYLSLLENVSVIGKLVSKNGKDVISRSKEMLCKFGLENEMYRIPAEVSGGQQQRAAVARALINNCEVLFADEPTGALNTSQGDNLLDTLTTINNNDKSIVMVTHDLRAACRGNRIIYLKDGKVHGELSLPPFNNDNLEEREHTVYNFLRKRGW, from the coding sequence ATGGTAGGAAAAAGTACGGTAATCGAAACTAAAAATCTCTGTAAATCATATTATGCTTCTCAAGCTGGTGTTCATGTACTGACAAATTTGAATATCGAGATTTATAAGGGTGATTTCACCATGATTATGGGGGCTTCGGGCTCGGGGAAGACGACCTTGCTGTATGGGCTTAGCGCTCTCGATAAAATCACTTCGGGAGAAGTCTTTTACAGTGGAACAAACGTACACAAAATGACTGAAAAAAGCCTTATCGATTTCCGACGGAAAACGATTGGATATATTTTTCAGGGAATCAATCTCATCCCCTATCTATCTTTATTGGAGAATGTTTCAGTTATAGGAAAACTGGTATCAAAGAACGGAAAGGATGTTATCTCTCGATCAAAAGAGATGCTCTGTAAATTCGGTCTGGAAAACGAAATGTATCGTATCCCAGCTGAAGTTTCAGGTGGACAGCAGCAGCGTGCCGCTGTAGCAAGAGCTCTTATCAACAACTGCGAGGTTCTTTTTGCCGATGAGCCCACTGGTGCGTTGAACACTTCTCAAGGTGATAACCTTTTGGATACCCTGACCACAATAAACAACAATGATAAGAGTATTGTCATGGTAACTCACGATTTAAGAGCCGCCTGCCGGGGTAACAGAATTATTTATTTAAAAGACGGTAAGGTTCATGGCGAGTTATCACTTCCTCCGTTCAATAATGATAATTTAGAAGAGCGGGAACATACCGTGTATAACTTCCTGCGAAAAAGAGGGTGGTAA
- a CDS encoding AraC family transcriptional regulator, translating into MTLNKKDKIYISFLTSYLLLLLLVLSLGAISYFATLRIVEKDTNEANMALLDKSRQIIEGRFSEVERILNQLAMHPQITRISYSENPIDGGNSLIQIKDVRDLLAQYQMQDSFLASLHLFLSESNIIITSRDIYLRKDIFYSHFFKYKNLTAAEWENLLFSEIHSVNYHPLSNVKINCEQESVLVISQSLFIKGYGLTNSAVITAFIRADTVSSLLESSLLKGSGVSMILDKDGQLIAESRDLSFSLEPIITAVQQGDSETVIQDQRMILSSIYSEERGWTYITAVPRKIALSKIVVLRRYLFLFITISLMTGIIISIFLALRTSAPLREIRGILSHRKDLLSDENSLNRFPGAVQELLNRNSSFRERISRQTSLLYASFLENLIMGNFEDDHQVEQAFSILDRSAMQFPQALLCVKIINRCGNSDSPYSEALLSFRYILRTVSEELVGGKGICHDTGFDTMLVLWYCPETKYREAVEKLAEEITALMSSCDGCQLIFSSGHRADSFCDVARTYKEGITAQNYLYPVLKNNIRWFMDIPEKGIPYYPLELEKCIINSVIAGDLKGTEEFLIQLEENNFTVISISYDAQQQLKSDLRSTLLKIINRMELIENETIGLQKSMTVLFSSYTVATFFMNLRSLLSVLADQRNIGKHSHNDVLKNKLLEYINNNYCDSQFYLAEVADNFKMSEVYLSQFFKEQTGENFSTYLERHRINKAKTLMKIDEKTLSEISVLCGYNSSQVFRRAFKRIEGISPSQFRENS; encoded by the coding sequence TTGACACTAAATAAAAAAGACAAGATCTATATATCATTTCTAACCTCATACCTGCTTCTTCTGTTGCTTGTTTTAAGCTTGGGGGCCATCTCTTATTTTGCAACTCTACGCATTGTTGAGAAAGATACCAATGAAGCCAATATGGCTCTTCTTGATAAGAGTCGTCAAATAATCGAAGGCCGTTTTTCTGAAGTTGAAAGAATATTAAATCAGTTGGCCATGCATCCCCAGATAACCCGAATATCTTATTCAGAGAATCCAATCGATGGTGGAAACTCCCTCATTCAGATTAAGGATGTCAGAGATCTTCTTGCTCAGTATCAGATGCAGGATAGTTTTCTTGCTTCCCTGCATCTGTTTCTTTCCGAAAGTAATATCATCATAACGAGCAGGGATATCTACCTTCGTAAGGATATTTTTTATAGCCATTTTTTTAAATATAAAAACCTCACTGCAGCCGAATGGGAGAATCTTCTATTCTCCGAGATACACAGCGTCAACTATCATCCTCTAAGCAATGTCAAAATCAACTGCGAACAGGAATCAGTACTGGTGATCTCTCAGTCCTTATTTATCAAAGGATACGGACTGACTAATTCAGCAGTTATAACTGCATTTATCCGTGCAGACACAGTCTCAAGCCTGCTGGAATCGTCACTTCTTAAGGGTTCGGGAGTCTCCATGATTCTAGATAAAGACGGACAACTTATAGCCGAAAGCAGGGACCTTTCTTTTTCACTGGAGCCTATCATCACTGCAGTTCAGCAAGGTGATTCAGAAACCGTTATTCAGGACCAGCGGATGATCCTCTCCTCAATTTATTCTGAAGAGAGAGGCTGGACCTATATTACTGCTGTTCCCAGAAAAATTGCGCTGTCAAAAATAGTAGTGCTCAGAAGGTACTTATTTCTTTTTATTACCATAAGTCTGATGACAGGAATAATCATATCAATTTTCCTTGCCCTCAGAACCAGTGCGCCCCTTAGGGAAATCAGGGGGATTTTATCACATCGCAAGGATCTGTTGTCTGATGAAAATTCCCTGAATCGTTTTCCCGGAGCTGTTCAGGAACTCTTGAACAGAAACAGCTCATTCAGAGAGAGGATATCACGCCAGACAAGCTTACTATATGCATCTTTTCTCGAGAATCTCATCATGGGTAATTTTGAGGATGATCATCAGGTGGAACAAGCATTCTCAATACTTGACAGATCAGCCATGCAGTTTCCCCAGGCACTATTATGTGTAAAGATTATAAACAGATGCGGAAATAGTGATTCACCTTATTCTGAGGCTCTTTTATCTTTTAGATATATTCTAAGAACCGTCTCTGAAGAACTTGTCGGGGGTAAGGGAATCTGCCACGATACCGGCTTTGATACAATGTTGGTTCTATGGTATTGTCCCGAAACAAAATACCGTGAGGCTGTGGAAAAGCTGGCTGAGGAAATCACAGCCCTTATGAGCAGCTGTGACGGCTGTCAGCTGATATTCTCATCGGGGCACCGTGCAGATTCATTCTGTGATGTCGCCCGTACCTATAAGGAAGGAATTACTGCTCAGAACTATCTGTATCCTGTTCTTAAAAATAATATCAGGTGGTTTATGGATATCCCTGAAAAAGGGATTCCCTACTACCCTCTGGAGCTTGAGAAATGCATTATCAACAGTGTAATAGCCGGAGACCTGAAGGGTACTGAAGAATTCCTAATACAATTAGAAGAAAATAATTTTACGGTCATCTCTATCAGCTATGATGCACAGCAGCAGTTGAAAAGTGATCTTCGCTCTACATTACTGAAGATTATTAACCGTATGGAACTGATTGAGAATGAGACCATCGGACTACAGAAAAGCATGACGGTTCTGTTCTCATCTTATACTGTTGCCACTTTTTTTATGAATTTGAGGTCTCTCCTCAGCGTATTGGCAGATCAACGGAATATTGGAAAACACAGTCACAATGACGTCTTAAAAAATAAGCTTTTAGAATATATTAATAATAATTACTGTGATTCTCAGTTTTATCTGGCAGAAGTCGCAGACAACTTCAAAATGTCAGAAGTATACTTATCCCAGTTTTTCAAAGAACAGACAGGTGAAAATTTCTCAACCTATCTGGAAAGACACAGAATAAACAAAGCCAAGACCCTTATGAAAATAGATGAGAAAACTCTATCCGAAATTTCAGTACTCTGCGGATATAATTCTTCTCAGGTATTTAGGCGTGCCTTCAAGAGAATTGAAGGCATATCACCCAGCCAATTCCGAGAAAACTCTTAG
- a CDS encoding FtsX-like permease family protein: MKSVISLCRGLLKKQIKSNVMIAVIFIICFTCIATAIATVNATGSMLNAVIEQQKSMHELAHFSSDDYPDFLELEKWFQEHELVESAQLSAASSLQDRIKIGEKNMGGMFQEMREDSVMDFITVLEGNVTEYPAPQTVWITTGFAKRDALGPGDEILIPNGADILSYTISAVVLDPLYSSTLINPSRIWVRPGELAMMKSFSSLDNMVLTIRYYNPKDNRKVWNDFSDWNGAGFTGRLLAYQDYHLVTSMATTMMVTAVFVIGILLLIICLIVLMFMVTGDISNQYKNLGVLKALGFASNQIMSATILQYLLLLMAGIPLVFFLSKISTHAIIIQYADSLGIRDISLSVFPSMLIALLIVAVFIILSVSFATVRVKKIKPAIAIRYGSNVTKSHGKSFFTLKNTFTFNSALLINLKQSAGNVGKLLFSAVILFVLTFTMFFGIGFRETFQTFFSKTTPMGFPDCDLIVVCNNEGFFGYNSDEVYSYLSRQTDYQNLVRGYVPRDSISIVLENQDDYGVTSYSVLGDYDEYGLYAIEGRNPIGINEIGITQITGEQTGKGVGDIIDLSINGRVIPFTVTGTYQGTNDMGKGVRLTFEALQQFDPTIKPNWFFIDYPDGFDIKAAEKKFESVMGGYIEIQNPKEFLASISQPIIQSTSAMMLALVVICAIVCVITLFNFTISHIYKERKNYGILIAGGMAPGQIIGQQILNIVTVATIAIMAALIVVLSTMAPLLSQLFKSTGISDITLVIDPMQMILAAVLTYATGIAAVFLATRQLKNINLRELVIE, translated from the coding sequence ATGAAATCTGTTATATCACTATGCAGAGGTTTGTTAAAAAAACAGATCAAATCAAATGTTATGATAGCAGTTATCTTCATCATCTGTTTTACCTGTATTGCAACGGCAATCGCAACGGTAAATGCCACAGGTTCAATGCTGAATGCAGTTATAGAACAGCAGAAGTCAATGCATGAACTGGCTCATTTTTCATCGGATGACTATCCCGACTTCCTGGAATTAGAGAAATGGTTTCAAGAGCACGAACTTGTGGAATCTGCTCAGTTGAGTGCAGCTAGTTCGCTACAGGATAGGATTAAGATAGGCGAAAAAAATATGGGTGGGATGTTTCAGGAGATGAGAGAAGATTCGGTGATGGATTTCATCACAGTACTTGAGGGCAACGTTACGGAATATCCCGCCCCTCAAACTGTCTGGATTACCACGGGTTTCGCGAAGAGAGATGCCCTTGGTCCTGGAGATGAAATCCTGATTCCCAATGGAGCAGATATTCTCAGCTATACAATAAGTGCTGTTGTACTGGATCCTCTGTACAGTTCAACCCTGATTAACCCATCACGGATATGGGTGAGACCAGGTGAACTGGCAATGATGAAGTCATTTTCATCACTGGATAATATGGTTCTTACAATCCGGTATTATAACCCGAAGGATAATAGAAAAGTATGGAATGATTTTTCAGATTGGAACGGAGCAGGGTTCACAGGTAGGTTATTAGCTTACCAGGATTATCATCTTGTTACATCTATGGCCACAACAATGATGGTCACTGCTGTATTTGTTATTGGAATTCTGTTATTGATCATCTGTCTGATTGTACTTATGTTTATGGTGACCGGGGATATCTCAAATCAGTATAAAAACCTGGGAGTGTTAAAAGCCTTGGGCTTTGCATCAAATCAGATAATGAGTGCGACTATACTGCAGTATCTGCTGCTGTTAATGGCAGGAATTCCTCTTGTATTTTTTCTGAGCAAGATCAGCACCCATGCCATAATTATCCAATATGCTGATTCCCTGGGAATAAGAGATATCTCTCTTAGTGTTTTCCCTTCAATGCTGATAGCCTTACTAATAGTAGCTGTTTTTATTATTCTTTCGGTAAGCTTCGCGACGGTTCGGGTAAAAAAGATTAAACCTGCTATTGCTATCAGGTACGGCAGCAATGTGACAAAGAGCCATGGGAAAAGTTTCTTTACACTGAAAAATACTTTTACATTCAATTCCGCTTTGCTTATCAATCTCAAACAAAGTGCAGGAAATGTAGGAAAGCTTCTATTTTCTGCTGTTATACTCTTTGTGCTTACCTTTACCATGTTTTTCGGAATCGGTTTTCGTGAAACTTTCCAGACATTCTTTTCTAAAACGACCCCTATGGGCTTTCCCGATTGTGATCTGATCGTTGTCTGCAACAACGAAGGGTTCTTCGGATACAATTCCGATGAAGTATATTCCTACTTGTCCCGGCAAACCGATTACCAGAATCTGGTCCGCGGTTATGTTCCACGGGACTCCATCTCTATTGTTCTTGAAAATCAGGATGATTACGGGGTGACAAGCTACAGCGTGCTCGGGGACTACGATGAATATGGTCTGTATGCCATTGAGGGAAGAAACCCCATTGGGATCAATGAGATAGGCATTACCCAAATTACCGGAGAACAGACAGGAAAGGGAGTTGGCGATATCATTGACCTCTCAATTAATGGACGAGTAATCCCTTTCACGGTTACAGGTACTTACCAGGGAACAAACGATATGGGGAAAGGAGTTCGCCTGACCTTTGAAGCATTACAGCAGTTTGATCCGACTATTAAACCGAACTGGTTTTTTATAGATTATCCTGATGGCTTTGATATTAAGGCAGCTGAAAAGAAATTTGAATCGGTAATGGGCGGGTATATTGAGATTCAGAATCCGAAAGAGTTCCTTGCTTCAATTTCACAGCCGATTATTCAGTCAACATCAGCAATGATGCTGGCTCTGGTAGTTATCTGCGCAATAGTATGTGTCATAACTCTGTTCAACTTTACCATTTCACACATATATAAAGAGAGAAAAAATTATGGAATTCTGATAGCCGGTGGAATGGCCCCGGGACAAATCATCGGTCAACAGATTTTGAACATTGTAACAGTCGCCACTATCGCCATTATGGCAGCCCTGATTGTGGTGCTCAGCACCATGGCTCCCTTGTTGTCACAATTATTTAAGAGTACAGGTATCTCTGATATAACTCTTGTTATTGATCCGATGCAGATGATTTTGGCAGCAGTGCTGACCTACGCTACGGGCATAGCCGCAGTTTTTTTAGCGACGCGGCAATTGAAGAACATCAATTTGCGAGAATTGGTAATTGAATAG
- a CDS encoding response regulator transcription factor gives MKILIVDDEAEIIAILKNYFESNGHIVISARTGREAIIRQQKEQPDVIILDVMLPDIDGTEVCRTIRSTSNVPILMLSAKGTDLDQILALGLGADEYATKPFSPSVILAKASALVRRCEGNAATLSKGSRYNCGSLFIDSDAHVVKVDNVIVNLAPKEFVLLLHLIRNRDRVFTKEELFDLIWGDEFGDISTVTVHIRKIREKIEINPPEPKFISTVWGVGYKFSGYEE, from the coding sequence ATGAAGATACTTATTGTTGATGATGAAGCAGAAATAATCGCCATTCTCAAAAACTATTTTGAATCTAATGGTCATATTGTGATCTCTGCCCGTACTGGCAGGGAGGCAATTATCAGACAGCAGAAAGAACAGCCTGATGTCATAATTCTTGATGTAATGCTCCCCGATATCGACGGTACAGAAGTATGCCGCACAATTCGCAGTACATCAAATGTTCCTATTCTTATGCTGAGTGCCAAGGGAACTGACCTTGATCAGATTCTTGCTCTTGGATTAGGTGCTGATGAATATGCGACAAAACCTTTCAGCCCTTCGGTTATACTCGCAAAAGCGAGTGCCCTGGTACGGAGATGTGAAGGAAATGCCGCGACATTGTCAAAGGGCTCCAGGTATAACTGCGGGTCGCTCTTTATTGATAGCGACGCTCACGTTGTGAAAGTGGACAATGTAATTGTGAACCTTGCCCCCAAAGAGTTTGTTCTATTGCTTCACCTGATTCGAAACAGGGATAGAGTATTTACCAAGGAAGAACTTTTCGATCTGATTTGGGGTGATGAATTTGGTGACATTTCTACTGTTACTGTACACATTCGAAAAATTCGTGAAAAGATAGAGATCAATCCGCCAGAACCGAAATTTATTTCAACAGTCTGGGGTGTGGGATATAAATTCTCAGGTTATGAGGAATGA
- a CDS encoding cell wall metabolism sensor histidine kinase WalK — protein MKRLPLYIIIIVIMCNIVFFFINLKNGNNQYVYNYSQLRAFTSGIEGLVLENNHNLLDSEVADEIEAITQEKGIKLIISDAAGLVYFNNENQSTKIGLKESLFFDSYYEMTHDSIRLSDVVVLDGSVKYFLIYIIPSKMAETLFQSNNYAAIGFYLLSAAIILCLVFLWIWYNRIYHKPITELRTMALTIARGNWDCTLPESGAADVSLCIQSFDLMRKELKKSIEIRSEYEQSRKELVTYISHDLKTPLAIIRGYVESIMDGVVHEDQIELYHRGIQQKVIEMGKLIEDLFVHSQMELNELSINRKPHYLDVLLEEILALTQPYVELQHRKLEQQRPYAKVLLNVDKERIEQVLMNLINNAVKYSDAGSTVSVSAEADSEAATIIVHNDGKGISREELPFIFEKFYRGDKARNSTNSGAGIGLAVCKYAIEAHGGTIRAESRSGLGTKFTIMLPIA, from the coding sequence ATGAAGCGCTTACCGCTGTACATCATTATCATCGTAATAATGTGTAATATTGTGTTTTTTTTCATAAATCTGAAAAACGGGAATAATCAGTATGTTTATAATTATAGTCAGCTGAGGGCATTCACTTCCGGTATTGAGGGATTGGTTCTTGAGAATAACCACAATTTACTTGATTCCGAAGTCGCTGATGAAATTGAGGCAATAACACAGGAGAAAGGGATCAAGCTCATCATATCTGATGCTGCCGGTTTAGTTTATTTCAATAACGAAAATCAAAGTACAAAGATAGGATTAAAAGAATCTCTTTTTTTTGACTCCTATTACGAAATGACTCATGATTCCATACGCCTCAGCGATGTCGTTGTTCTGGACGGTTCAGTTAAATACTTCCTTATATATATAATACCTTCGAAAATGGCCGAGACCCTGTTTCAATCCAATAATTATGCTGCCATTGGCTTCTATCTGCTCTCGGCAGCAATAATACTCTGTCTTGTTTTTCTCTGGATTTGGTATAATAGGATTTATCATAAACCCATAACTGAGCTTAGAACTATGGCTTTGACCATTGCCAGAGGAAACTGGGACTGTACACTTCCCGAGTCCGGAGCTGCGGATGTTTCCCTTTGTATCCAATCCTTTGATCTCATGAGAAAAGAACTTAAAAAATCGATTGAAATAAGAAGTGAATATGAACAATCGAGAAAAGAACTTGTAACCTATATTTCCCATGACCTGAAAACACCGCTTGCGATCATTAGAGGATATGTGGAAAGCATCATGGATGGTGTTGTCCATGAAGATCAGATTGAATTGTATCATAGGGGTATTCAGCAAAAAGTGATCGAGATGGGGAAATTAATAGAAGATCTTTTTGTACATTCACAAATGGAATTGAATGAACTTTCTATAAATAGAAAACCCCACTACCTGGATGTATTGCTTGAAGAAATCCTCGCTTTGACACAACCCTATGTTGAGCTTCAACATAGAAAGCTGGAACAACAGAGGCCCTACGCAAAGGTTCTTCTTAATGTAGATAAAGAACGGATTGAACAGGTGCTGATGAACCTTATCAATAATGCCGTAAAGTATTCCGATGCTGGCTCTACAGTTTCAGTCTCAGCAGAAGCTGATTCAGAAGCAGCCACCATTATTGTGCACAATGACGGTAAAGGGATAAGCAGAGAAGAATTGCCTTTTATTTTTGAAAAATTTTACCGGGGAGACAAAGCCCGAAATAGTACCAATTCCGGTGCCGGAATCGGTCTTGCGGTGTGTAAATACGCCATCGAAGCACACGGCGGCACCATTCGTGCTGAGAGTAGATCCGGTCTCGGTACTAAATTCACAATAATGCTGCCCATTGCTTAA
- a CDS encoding YkgJ family cysteine cluster protein, which translates to MSVTTKLTLTESLPLSCSRSGSCCFGKQVYINPWELACMAQAKELTPKEFRDHYCEFGGIRLRFDGASSFKGMSACSQYITDFGCSIHSGRPLVCRLYPLGRQKQNEKQHYMFQGQEFPCLADCPEVLDLPQMRVTDYIAGQATKNFELAQDEYLEIMQNLADAAFVLLLESGLAESGDRKTLNLWREMGSEEPELLAKRLGHEWINRLMLPALADSLDDPKAFSQRHYDLLLGEAEKSLTALETLTDYSNSSGLMMGLALHLGRSLGARPSELAEHWITTAKEHGAQIDSII; encoded by the coding sequence ATGTCTGTCACTACCAAACTCACATTAACTGAGAGCCTGCCACTCAGCTGCTCACGTTCCGGCAGCTGCTGTTTTGGCAAACAGGTCTATATCAATCCCTGGGAGCTGGCATGTATGGCCCAGGCAAAAGAACTGACTCCTAAGGAGTTTAGAGATCACTACTGTGAATTTGGTGGAATCCGTTTGCGCTTTGATGGTGCATCCAGCTTTAAAGGGATGTCTGCCTGTAGTCAGTACATCACGGATTTTGGATGCAGCATACACTCTGGCCGGCCCCTTGTCTGTCGTTTATACCCTCTTGGCCGCCAGAAACAGAATGAGAAACAGCACTACATGTTCCAGGGTCAGGAATTCCCCTGCCTGGCAGACTGTCCGGAGGTTTTGGATTTACCTCAAATGCGTGTCACAGACTATATTGCAGGACAGGCTACAAAGAACTTCGAGCTGGCTCAGGATGAGTATCTTGAAATAATGCAGAATTTAGCCGATGCCGCCTTTGTCCTTCTCCTGGAAAGTGGTTTGGCCGAATCAGGTGACCGGAAGACACTGAATCTCTGGCGAGAGATGGGAAGTGAAGAACCTGAGCTCCTGGCGAAGCGGCTTGGACATGAGTGGATAAACCGGCTGATGCTCCCGGCATTAGCCGATTCCTTAGATGATCCCAAAGCTTTCTCACAAAGGCATTACGACCTGCTCCTGGGAGAAGCTGAAAAATCATTGACCGCACTGGAAACGCTCACCGATTATAGTAACAGTTCGGGATTAATGATGGGACTGGCCCTGCATTTAGGGCGAAGTCTTGGTGCTAGACCTTCAGAACTGGCGGAACACTGGATTACAACGGCGAAAGAACATGGAGCCCAAATTGACTCCATTATCTGA